One Sulfolobus sp. S-194 DNA segment encodes these proteins:
- a CDS encoding PadR family transcriptional regulator, translated as MSELIARQKGRLRNLILWLLWQSPRRGIDIIDDIYKMTWGWWKPSPGSVYPLLAKMEEEGVIEKLDDGKYSITQKGIEEIKYLLPLRYSGSVEDAMEELQGILMFFKEVDRNKLYPHKEKILELLKQIQGVVENA; from the coding sequence ATGAGCGAGTTAATAGCTAGACAGAAAGGGAGATTAAGGAACCTTATACTTTGGCTTTTATGGCAGTCTCCAAGGAGAGGTATCGATATTATTGATGATATATATAAAATGACTTGGGGCTGGTGGAAACCATCACCCGGCTCAGTATATCCTTTACTGGCAAAGATGGAAGAAGAGGGAGTTATAGAGAAGTTAGATGATGGAAAATATAGTATTACACAGAAAGGAATTGAAGAGATAAAATATCTTTTACCTTTAAGATATTCTGGCTCAGTAGAAGATGCAATGGAAGAACTTCAAGGAATCTTAATGTTTTTTAAAGAAGTTGACAGAAATAAGCTTTACCCTCATAAAGAGAAAATTCTAGAATTATTAAAACAAATACAAGGGGTGGTAGAAAATGCGTAA
- the cas6 gene encoding CRISPR-associated endoribonuclease Cas6, whose translation MIFWIRFSLKFKDEVIVQPFTSKVSRIVVSNYPSYVKISESNEPLKPVRVTVIRDEEGRSIFKSMGYKILKLKAGVNYYFDLTSLDINLFEEVVSNPYFNVKVYSTEASVEVRETKVFEEPEIEDSKAYRIEFKTPTLIQPPRPNFKRKKNRYLLFPFSPYFLVSIQRHWNKYQEKKIIISHSRALYYFKEVDYNLRPVTIIYDKSKVRGFVGWALFTLEARRNSSLRDGIRKLLAYANYVGVGKSRAIGFGEVMVKSIKN comes from the coding sequence TTGATATTTTGGATTAGGTTCTCGCTTAAGTTTAAGGACGAAGTGATAGTACAGCCCTTCACCTCTAAAGTTTCCAGAATTGTGGTGAGTAATTACCCTTCTTATGTGAAAATCTCGGAGAGTAATGAGCCCTTGAAGCCGGTTAGAGTTACAGTAATTAGGGACGAAGAGGGAAGATCCATATTCAAATCCATGGGGTATAAGATATTGAAGCTCAAAGCCGGCGTTAATTACTATTTTGACTTAACTAGCCTTGACATTAACCTCTTTGAGGAAGTGGTCTCTAACCCTTATTTTAATGTTAAGGTGTACAGTACTGAGGCCTCCGTTGAAGTGAGAGAGACTAAGGTGTTTGAGGAGCCAGAAATAGAAGATTCTAAGGCTTATAGGATTGAGTTTAAGACTCCTACCCTTATCCAACCCCCTAGGCCTAACTTTAAGAGGAAGAAGAATAGATATCTGTTATTTCCTTTCTCACCTTATTTTCTCGTCTCAATACAGAGGCATTGGAATAAGTATCAAGAAAAGAAGATAATAATAAGCCACAGTAGGGCGCTATACTATTTTAAAGAGGTTGATTACAATTTAAGACCCGTTACAATAATCTACGATAAGAGTAAGGTGAGGGGATTTGTAGGTTGGGCGTTATTTACCTTGGAAGCTAGAAGGAATAGCTCTTTAAGAGATGGCATTAGAAAGCTGTTGGCTTATGCTAATTATGTAGGAGTGGGTAAATCTAGAGCAATAGGCTTCGGAGAAGTTATGGTAAAGAGTATTAAAAACTGA
- a CDS encoding ABC transporter permease — translation MTVEAQKEERRNLSPYHGLWTLTSRELKKWYKAPVILLLSIIQPIFWIALFGKAMNLGSIFTGTSINLPGITIPKSIIDQIGQEILKQTFGTTDYFSFLAAGMLSFIVLFTSMQSGMSIVWDRRLGVLDRILTTPVPRGNIIIAKVLNSVIRSLVQATIVLVVAVLLGMTFAPGVNALDFLGVYTALFLMSFGLSSLFLMLALRASDWQSQMAIMNLLNLPLLFTSNAFYPIKSMPSWLKPIAYVNPLTYSNGAIRGLLLGIQTNLTIDFLYLGLFALILSTIGILLSWKYLSM, via the coding sequence ATGACAGTAGAAGCTCAAAAAGAAGAAAGGAGAAACTTATCACCTTATCACGGTTTATGGACACTAACATCTAGGGAATTAAAGAAATGGTATAAAGCACCAGTAATCCTTTTACTCTCGATAATACAGCCAATATTCTGGATAGCATTATTTGGAAAAGCTATGAATTTAGGCAGCATATTTACTGGCACATCGATAAACCTCCCAGGAATAACAATACCTAAAAGTATAATTGACCAAATTGGACAAGAAATACTTAAACAGACCTTCGGAACTACTGATTACTTCTCCTTCCTAGCTGCAGGGATGCTATCTTTCATAGTGTTATTTACATCAATGCAGAGTGGTATGTCAATAGTTTGGGATAGAAGATTAGGAGTACTTGATAGAATTCTAACTACCCCAGTTCCTAGAGGAAACATTATTATAGCAAAAGTTCTTAACTCTGTTATAAGGTCATTAGTTCAAGCAACAATAGTCTTAGTTGTTGCAGTATTACTAGGAATGACGTTTGCACCGGGTGTTAACGCCCTAGATTTCTTAGGAGTTTATACAGCATTGTTCCTAATGTCTTTCGGGCTATCATCACTCTTCCTAATGCTTGCATTAAGAGCAAGCGATTGGCAATCACAAATGGCAATAATGAACCTACTTAACTTACCGCTACTGTTTACCAGTAATGCATTTTACCCAATAAAATCAATGCCTTCATGGTTAAAGCCCATAGCTTATGTAAATCCTTTAACCTATTCTAACGGTGCAATAAGAGGACTTCTACTGGGAATACAGACAAACTTGACAATTGACTTTCTTTACCTTGGTTTATTCGCACTAATTTTATCAACTATAGGAATATTGCTATCGTGGAAGTACTTATCAATGTGA
- a CDS encoding cytochrome ubiquinol oxidase subunit I: MSLFVFDRTLAAYTMAVHVLFTYWAISLPFFIVAAEYLGYRKNDPYYLALAKRFAIVMAVLFAVGSAGGAAIAVEFITVWYKWMYLVNELEIMPFVLEVLAFFTEVIFLALYLYGWDRMSRTTHMILGLMIGAGSTASAILIIIVNSWMNTPSGFNVMNYVNNGVLTDINPVSGLWPPAATAEVPMGVAGALFVGFGSLTGYFSLRKLFSKNLTHDDIEYYNRGLKLSIYGAAIDAIFLAWAGDNAGKTLYSIQPLKLATLEGLIHTTKYAPMDLGPIKIPGLLSLLVSWPPNPSTLVLGYSSFVENVRDPIWWLSHAAYDVHAALGILGAIVFWILALFTYYGHKFNVKFLGLNNTLENKIPLAAAFIMGWLQLVAWESGWVAAETGRQPFVIWGPMVQTANGLYTIEAVMWTNEAYNNNPMVYPIGIAIMAALAIAVIGTVYMLKKLFTGREISKDIASITPTFSSSGFTAQAPSVKAMSTHEKEHVGGGMNE; this comes from the coding sequence ATGAGTCTATTCGTATTTGATAGAACCCTCGCAGCATATACTATGGCTGTTCACGTACTCTTCACATATTGGGCTATATCATTACCATTCTTCATAGTAGCTGCTGAGTACTTAGGATATAGAAAGAATGACCCGTACTATCTAGCCTTAGCAAAAAGGTTTGCAATAGTAATGGCAGTACTATTTGCAGTCGGTTCTGCGGGTGGAGCTGCTATAGCTGTCGAGTTCATTACAGTATGGTATAAGTGGATGTACTTGGTTAACGAATTAGAGATAATGCCTTTTGTACTTGAGGTTTTAGCGTTCTTTACTGAAGTAATATTCTTAGCCCTATATTTATATGGCTGGGATAGAATGAGCAGAACAACACATATGATACTAGGATTAATGATAGGTGCTGGATCTACAGCATCAGCAATTCTTATAATTATAGTTAACTCGTGGATGAATACCCCCTCTGGATTTAACGTTATGAACTACGTAAATAATGGAGTTCTAACTGATATTAATCCGGTTTCGGGATTATGGCCTCCAGCTGCGACTGCAGAAGTACCAATGGGAGTTGCAGGAGCTCTCTTCGTAGGATTCGGTAGCTTAACCGGATACTTCAGTCTAAGAAAACTTTTTAGTAAGAACCTAACTCATGATGACATAGAATATTACAATAGAGGATTAAAACTTTCAATATACGGAGCAGCAATTGATGCAATATTCCTAGCTTGGGCTGGCGATAATGCTGGAAAGACTCTATATTCTATACAACCATTAAAGCTAGCAACACTTGAAGGGTTAATTCACACTACTAAATACGCACCAATGGACCTTGGTCCAATCAAAATACCAGGGTTATTAAGCTTACTAGTCTCATGGCCTCCTAACCCAAGCACGTTAGTACTTGGTTATTCAAGCTTCGTAGAGAATGTTAGAGATCCGATCTGGTGGTTATCTCATGCAGCATATGATGTTCATGCCGCACTAGGCATATTAGGTGCAATAGTTTTCTGGATATTGGCACTATTTACTTACTACGGACATAAGTTTAATGTGAAATTCTTAGGGCTGAACAATACTCTAGAAAACAAAATCCCGTTAGCTGCAGCATTCATCATGGGCTGGCTACAGCTAGTAGCCTGGGAGTCTGGATGGGTTGCAGCTGAAACAGGTAGACAGCCTTTCGTAATATGGGGACCCATGGTACAAACTGCTAATGGGTTATATACAATAGAGGCTGTTATGTGGACAAACGAGGCTTATAACAATAATCCAATGGTATATCCAATTGGTATAGCAATAATGGCTGCTCTAGCTATTGCTGTAATTGGAACAGTATATATGTTAAAGAAACTCTTCACTGGTAGAGAGATATCTAAAGATATAGCTTCAATTACTCCAACATTTAGTAGCAGCGGTTTTACAGCTCAAGCTCCCTCAGTTAAGGCTATGAGTACTCATGAAAAAGAACATGTAGGAGGTGGTATGAATGAATGA
- a CDS encoding winged helix-turn-helix domain-containing protein, whose translation MEDNFTRIVKDKTRREILIYLYNKNKATYSDILHDLNLSTGKLNYHLKILQPLISKEGEYYMLNEKGRQLVEIMLSLGDNKRESEYTKYISQFLAIISLIFLFIAGGLLSHIHIFYTIYSISIILLLVSAFFLYTKEVKGLENTMIFLTILFPYAFYLNGHIFVYSVLPAYLIVTSSVRINYYIYELIPTLIYYFGILPKFMNYNEKLMITLWTIILGIDTLLSFSYSYLIDLTPLLLGLSTIISRESIQSYKILFILTLAVIMGGTLFKMIIIKS comes from the coding sequence ATGGAAGACAATTTTACAAGAATTGTTAAAGATAAGACAAGAAGAGAAATACTAATTTATCTATATAACAAAAATAAAGCTACATATTCAGATATTTTACATGATTTGAATTTATCAACTGGCAAATTAAATTATCATCTTAAAATTCTCCAACCTTTAATATCGAAAGAAGGGGAGTATTACATGCTTAACGAAAAGGGAAGACAATTAGTAGAAATAATGCTTAGCTTAGGAGATAATAAAAGAGAATCTGAATATACTAAATATATATCTCAATTCCTAGCCATTATATCGTTAATTTTCTTATTTATAGCCGGTGGGCTCTTATCTCACATACATATATTTTACACTATTTATTCAATTTCTATAATACTACTTTTAGTATCAGCGTTTTTTCTATACACTAAAGAGGTGAAAGGCTTAGAGAATACTATGATATTCTTGACAATATTATTCCCTTATGCGTTTTACCTTAACGGACATATTTTCGTTTATTCAGTTCTGCCAGCTTACTTAATCGTAACATCATCTGTTCGCATTAACTATTATATTTACGAATTAATACCCACATTAATATATTATTTTGGAATATTGCCTAAATTTATGAACTATAATGAAAAGCTCATGATTACTTTGTGGACTATTATATTGGGAATTGATACATTATTGAGCTTTTCATACTCTTATCTAATAGACTTAACACCTTTATTGCTAGGTCTATCCACAATAATCAGTAGAGAATCAATTCAAAGTTATAAGATACTCTTCATACTTACGCTCGCAGTAATTATGGGGGGTACTCTATTTAAAATGATAATCATCAAGAGCTAA
- a CDS encoding amidohydrolase family protein has product MGYIDAHTHVWFKEALPRDFFNNNSGYNFTSPNLTDVIKELDDANIDYIVIIAYPSREIWNTREDFPINMINVVKDYSNRFSIIGGIEPNRLTLQEAKEWLEKQYESGIAGFKLHPVHSHIKPNAYREEEGGLKQLELLYEFAQDHDLPVIIHTGTSIFLKARNKYSDPIYVDDVAVDFPRLKIVMAHMGRPNYVSTAFQLVRIRKNIYAEISSIPPKKLLEYLPRLEEISYKTIYGSDFGGPGVKSISENLSDFLSINISEKAKLDIASNNPRLMYKPLAELM; this is encoded by the coding sequence ATGGGCTATATAGATGCACATACGCATGTATGGTTTAAGGAAGCTTTACCTAGAGATTTTTTCAATAATAATTCTGGCTATAATTTTACATCTCCAAATCTCACAGACGTTATAAAGGAGCTAGATGACGCAAATATTGATTATATAGTAATAATTGCTTATCCCAGTAGAGAGATATGGAATACTAGGGAAGATTTCCCGATTAATATGATAAATGTTGTAAAGGATTACTCAAACAGATTTTCCATTATCGGTGGAATAGAGCCGAATAGGCTTACTTTACAGGAAGCAAAAGAGTGGTTAGAAAAGCAATATGAATCTGGAATAGCTGGTTTTAAGCTTCACCCTGTACATTCTCACATAAAGCCAAATGCTTATAGGGAAGAAGAAGGTGGATTGAAACAACTTGAACTCTTATATGAGTTTGCACAAGACCACGACTTACCGGTTATAATCCATACTGGAACGAGTATATTCTTAAAAGCTAGGAATAAATACTCTGACCCAATTTATGTAGATGATGTTGCTGTTGATTTTCCTAGACTGAAAATTGTTATGGCCCATATGGGTAGGCCGAATTATGTCTCCACAGCTTTCCAACTAGTTAGGATAAGAAAGAATATATACGCAGAAATCTCATCGATACCTCCTAAGAAATTATTAGAATATTTACCTAGATTGGAAGAAATAAGTTATAAAACTATTTATGGCAGTGATTTTGGAGGTCCTGGAGTAAAAAGTATTAGTGAGAATTTAAGTGATTTTCTTTCAATAAATATTAGTGAAAAAGCTAAGTTAGATATTGCAAGCAATAACCCTAGATTAATGTATAAGCCTTTAGCTGAACTAATGTAA
- a CDS encoding MFS transporter — MKVVRGKHEPIDLRFRVPRVSGLNAPKCVRFSEDDDKIMYVILLPESLGKIKYKIISIKHKWRKLVKISKFFLLKREARLYILSSTMAFFAARMIGTIMQPYLGIHLGFTIFQISLIFLIVAIVEGILTLSLGVLADFFNAYNLLTLFITMIDLGILIMILSDNFLSVLIAITLIYSGFSLRGVITRVLIGKRMSKDELSIYFTLTPLVTIISPLISSLIAQESYTIDLIVIFIIVITLIPNILRIRSIAPITEKHTPKIQIKEYIRLIKENRDGLLLPLLLAIIRFIFGTSFLYIPLYFTEIIKGNLLELGIMLSVDSIAITLASFPSKFLSDRLGNVTTLAMTRILGGITYALLYFVKSP, encoded by the coding sequence TTGAAAGTAGTTAGAGGCAAGCATGAGCCAATAGATTTAAGGTTTAGGGTTCCTAGAGTATCGGGCTTAAATGCACCTAAATGTGTAAGATTTAGTGAAGATGATGACAAAATTATGTATGTGATATTGCTTCCGGAGTCACTTGGAAAAATAAAATATAAGATAATTAGTATAAAACATAAGTGGAGAAAATTGGTTAAAATTAGTAAATTTTTTCTTTTAAAAAGAGAAGCAAGACTATATATACTATCTTCTACTATGGCATTTTTTGCGGCAAGAATGATCGGAACTATTATGCAACCATATTTAGGGATTCATTTAGGATTTACCATATTCCAGATTTCTTTAATTTTTTTGATTGTAGCGATTGTTGAGGGAATTCTAACTTTAAGCCTAGGAGTATTAGCTGATTTCTTTAACGCTTATAACTTATTAACACTCTTTATAACAATGATCGATTTAGGAATTCTTATAATGATTTTATCAGATAATTTTCTCTCAGTGTTAATTGCAATCACCCTTATATACTCCGGCTTCTCCCTACGAGGAGTAATAACGAGGGTATTAATCGGGAAAAGGATGAGTAAAGATGAGCTTAGTATCTATTTCACGTTAACCCCGTTAGTTACTATAATATCACCGCTGATCTCCAGTCTAATTGCCCAAGAAAGTTATACAATTGACTTAATTGTGATATTCATTATTGTAATTACTTTAATTCCAAATATATTGCGAATAAGATCTATTGCACCGATAACTGAAAAACATACACCTAAAATACAGATTAAGGAATATATTAGGTTAATAAAAGAAAATAGAGACGGATTACTCTTACCCTTATTGTTAGCTATAATTAGGTTTATTTTTGGAACAAGTTTTTTATATATTCCACTCTATTTTACAGAGATAATTAAGGGTAATCTACTAGAGTTAGGGATAATGCTAAGTGTTGATAGTATTGCAATAACTTTAGCCTCATTTCCATCAAAGTTCCTTTCAGATAGACTGGGTAATGTTACAACGTTAGCAATGACCAGAATTCTAGGCGGTATAACTTATGCTCTACTTTACTTTGTAAAATCCCCCTGA
- a CDS encoding winged helix DNA-binding protein: MNISSQNKIYTVKRNLILEYCKTPKSFTELRDLTGMSDAGLSKALNDLIKKGYLQKTSDGKYVITDKVMQSYKERIVNRIWFKYQGISDEKIEKIADLLKDEGEFYILASKGNIDTDDLTLLLQYLFLLT; the protein is encoded by the coding sequence ATGAATATAAGTAGTCAGAATAAAATTTATACTGTGAAGAGAAATTTAATACTTGAATATTGCAAGACTCCTAAATCCTTCACGGAACTAAGGGATCTAACTGGGATGTCTGATGCGGGTCTATCTAAGGCACTAAACGACCTTATAAAGAAAGGGTACTTGCAGAAGACTTCGGATGGAAAATATGTGATAACCGATAAGGTAATGCAAAGCTATAAGGAGAGAATTGTTAATAGGATTTGGTTTAAATATCAAGGAATCTCAGATGAGAAAATTGAAAAAATAGCTGATCTTTTGAAGGACGAGGGAGAATTTTATATTCTAGCTTCTAAAGGTAATATTGACACAGATGATCTAACGCTTCTATTACAATACCTTTTCTTACTCACGTGA
- a CDS encoding nucleotidyltransferase domain-containing protein, with translation MVWGLDYINYLESNWRMIAEEVKSVAKKFGKVDKVIVFGSMIKGKVTGNSDLDIAVFYNEELTDKEKIKRALEILNEVNEEIAVINIQVLMKSEEDFFLKFIGDYIEI, from the coding sequence ATGGTGTGGGGACTAGATTACATTAATTATCTAGAAAGTAACTGGAGAATGATTGCTGAAGAGGTTAAGTCAGTAGCTAAGAAGTTTGGTAAAGTTGATAAAGTAATAGTATTTGGATCAATGATCAAGGGAAAAGTAACCGGGAATAGTGATTTAGACATAGCAGTATTTTATAACGAAGAGTTAACAGATAAGGAGAAGATAAAGAGAGCTCTGGAAATACTTAATGAAGTAAATGAGGAAATAGCTGTGATAAATATTCAAGTGCTTATGAAAAGTGAAGAGGATTTCTTTTTAAAGTTTATTGGAGATTACATCGAAATATAG
- a CDS encoding DUF998 domain-containing protein — MIMNRIKISGYMILVGISQFLLFMIISEILYPNYSIKYNYISDLGVGKTAIIFNTSIIMMGILVMIGSLLLKAYYYPLLFLIGLGATIVGIFPETTGLPHLIGALLAFLFGGISAILTSIRRNYFWTILGLITLISLILYVLKDYGTLGPGGMERMIVYPEIIWGISFSTYITNKVSP; from the coding sequence ATAATTATGAACAGAATAAAAATATCTGGCTACATGATTCTTGTAGGTATATCACAATTTTTACTATTTATGATAATATCAGAGATTTTATATCCTAATTATTCTATAAAATATAACTATATAAGCGACTTAGGTGTTGGTAAAACTGCAATTATATTCAATACTTCAATTATAATGATGGGTATATTAGTCATGATAGGTTCACTACTGCTAAAAGCATACTATTACCCCTTGTTATTTTTAATAGGTTTAGGTGCAACAATAGTAGGAATATTCCCCGAAACTACAGGATTACCACACTTAATTGGAGCTCTTTTAGCTTTTCTCTTTGGCGGAATAAGTGCAATATTAACCTCAATAAGGAGAAATTATTTTTGGACCATACTAGGGTTAATTACTCTGATTTCTCTAATCCTTTATGTGTTAAAAGATTACGGAACACTCGGACCCGGAGGAATGGAAAGGATGATAGTATATCCAGAAATTATTTGGGGAATCAGTTTCTCTACATATATAACTAATAAAGTCTCACCGTAA
- a CDS encoding ATP-binding cassette domain-containing protein, whose translation MRNVMIKAINLTKKFGNFVAVDHINFEVYDGEIFGFLGPNGAGKSTTIKMLTTVLKPTEGTAIVNGYDIIKEPAKVRQSIGVVPQEYTADEDLTGWENMMMMAGLYGIPKSVAEERAKELLEMVELTYAANRKVSTYSGGMRRRLEIAMSLVSRPKVLFLDEPTIGLDAQTRAAIWQYIMKLKEEYKMTIFVTTHYLEEADMYGDRIAIIDKGKILAIGSPKELKERIGGDVISLQTNNDEEALRVLSNLYTDGILEVKKFQDGIRIKVKNGEEKAPVILEVLMKNGIKVTRMSITEPTMDEVYMEITGKSLRDEEASSQEMFAFRRTLRRARG comes from the coding sequence ATGCGTAATGTAATGATAAAAGCAATAAACTTGACTAAAAAATTCGGCAACTTTGTGGCAGTAGATCATATAAACTTCGAAGTTTATGACGGTGAGATTTTCGGTTTCTTAGGGCCAAACGGAGCAGGGAAGTCAACAACTATCAAAATGCTAACAACAGTGTTAAAACCGACAGAGGGAACTGCAATCGTTAATGGCTATGATATAATTAAAGAACCAGCTAAAGTTAGGCAGTCAATAGGCGTGGTACCCCAAGAATATACCGCTGATGAAGACTTAACCGGTTGGGAAAACATGATGATGATGGCAGGACTTTATGGAATTCCGAAAAGCGTTGCAGAAGAAAGGGCAAAGGAATTGTTAGAGATGGTAGAACTGACATATGCTGCAAATAGAAAAGTCTCAACTTATTCTGGTGGAATGAGGAGGAGATTAGAAATTGCAATGTCCTTAGTTAGTAGACCCAAGGTGCTATTTCTTGATGAACCAACAATAGGTTTAGATGCACAAACAAGGGCCGCAATATGGCAATACATAATGAAACTCAAGGAGGAATACAAAATGACAATTTTCGTGACAACACATTATTTAGAAGAGGCGGATATGTACGGAGATAGAATTGCGATAATAGATAAAGGTAAAATACTTGCTATTGGCTCACCTAAGGAGTTGAAAGAAAGAATCGGTGGTGATGTTATCTCATTACAAACAAATAATGACGAAGAAGCACTAAGAGTTCTTTCCAATCTTTACACTGATGGTATACTTGAAGTTAAGAAGTTTCAAGATGGTATAAGAATAAAAGTGAAAAACGGAGAAGAGAAAGCACCAGTAATCTTAGAAGTCTTAATGAAAAATGGTATTAAGGTTACTAGAATGTCAATAACAGAGCCAACAATGGATGAGGTATACATGGAAATAACTGGTAAAAGTTTAAGAGATGAGGAAGCAAGCTCGCAAGAAATGTTTGCATTTAGAAGAACCTTAAGGAGGGCGAGAGGATGA
- a CDS encoding SPFH domain-containing protein — protein MSLRAQVISTELENGTSLMTQDTIIYRFPKENITSKSLFIVQPTERCIVVIQGQIAADLPPGTHNIQSPANPLSAFLSKFRYSSLPYDTVVYFVSMTRHEVRVAGISQTDDLVPLEYEVAVYFRVQNPSLLVTNVQFGSQYFKDADLAGYINPIIDQEVSQVLNNVKLVDVYKKFSDISTAVTAGLKTFLNEIGIDLISVRVTKLIPQDPELRRILQLRDLGIEINDAIRLGLARILAERSDPSSVNMALGTPYFPQLSTIVIGGYYIPFGTPPTHTTPPTRTEAPGTPTGTPAPPQIQSIQSALKAVFGGGK, from the coding sequence ATGTCACTCAGAGCTCAAGTTATAAGCACAGAGTTGGAGAATGGTACCTCCTTAATGACTCAAGACACAATAATTTATCGATTTCCCAAAGAAAATATAACCTCAAAATCATTATTTATTGTTCAACCTACTGAGAGGTGTATAGTCGTAATTCAAGGACAAATTGCTGCAGATCTTCCACCTGGAACTCACAATATTCAATCTCCAGCAAATCCGCTTTCGGCATTTCTTTCAAAGTTTAGATATTCGTCTTTACCTTACGATACCGTAGTTTACTTCGTATCTATGACAAGGCACGAAGTTAGAGTTGCTGGGATTAGCCAAACTGACGATTTAGTCCCCTTAGAATACGAGGTAGCAGTATATTTCAGAGTTCAGAATCCTTCACTTCTAGTAACTAATGTACAGTTCGGTTCACAGTATTTTAAAGACGCTGATTTAGCCGGTTATATTAATCCAATAATAGACCAAGAAGTGAGTCAAGTTCTGAATAACGTAAAGCTTGTAGATGTTTATAAGAAATTTTCTGATATATCTACAGCAGTAACTGCGGGACTAAAGACTTTCCTTAATGAGATAGGGATAGACTTAATTTCTGTAAGAGTGACAAAGCTAATACCACAAGACCCTGAATTAAGGAGAATATTACAATTGAGGGATTTAGGAATAGAAATAAATGATGCAATAAGGCTAGGCTTGGCAAGGATTTTGGCAGAGAGGAGTGATCCGTCAAGCGTTAACATGGCATTAGGTACCCCATATTTTCCTCAATTGTCTACAATAGTAATAGGTGGCTATTATATCCCATTCGGAACTCCACCTACACATACAACTCCACCTACTCGTACTGAAGCTCCAGGGACACCAACTGGAACTCCAGCCCCACCTCAAATACAATCAATTCAATCTGCGCTTAAGGCTGTATTCGGAGGTGGTAAGTAA
- a CDS encoding HEPN domain-containing protein: MKKYEILLKEARSDAEIHNYNKSVSSLYFAVRKRLEDLLKLLKRDFPRRDDKLANVLRHLGYPDESRMFMRLYELRKKADYSDDCITEDELTKAFELAEKILNTLDKIYKDNKIN; encoded by the coding sequence ATGAAAAAATACGAGATATTATTAAAGGAAGCTAGAAGTGACGCTGAGATCCATAATTATAATAAATCTGTATCATCCCTTTACTTTGCCGTCAGAAAAAGACTAGAGGACTTATTAAAATTACTAAAACGTGATTTTCCGAGAAGAGATGATAAACTTGCTAATGTCCTAAGACATTTAGGCTATCCAGACGAAAGCAGAATGTTTATGAGGCTTTACGAATTAAGGAAAAAGGCTGACTATTCTGATGATTGTATAACAGAAGATGAGTTAACTAAAGCATTTGAGTTAGCTGAGAAAATACTAAATACTCTTGATAAGATTTACAAAGATAATAAAATTAATTAA
- a CDS encoding HEPN domain-containing protein, producing MGSYEKAYLLCKRALSYLKVAKDTFHEGLYDVAATNCQISAKLIIKSTYLFLGFIYPETHNIRKLFK from the coding sequence ATGGGATCATACGAAAAAGCATATTTACTTTGCAAGAGAGCATTAAGTTATTTAAAAGTTGCTAAAGATACGTTTCATGAAGGACTTTATGATGTTGCCGCAACAAACTGTCAAATTTCTGCTAAACTGATAATAAAGTCTACTTATCTATTTCTTGGATTTATATATCCTGAAACACATAATATTAGGAAGCTTTTTAAGTGA